One window of the Corynebacterium glutamicum ATCC 13032 genome contains the following:
- a CDS encoding LuxR family transcriptional regulator translates to MFTTSLLPRRQLLLRRLLAEFTTDRRGRFLVVTGPHGVNKEHFTREFAAELGEFEVNPFLKKRPRASIVVVDDVHLADKDDIQKTLNLVHTKGLTVLATAPHRIPGATDLLALPPLTVPETALLARQIVGHCTPTTAHRLNDAAGGLPQLIRELLDATPIDHWSNDRPTLTLPEHWVTDIDIKNPVLREVASHPFFDGCPIGDLDADAFVEDGTLIHENGTLRFRSPEERTLVRASTPPSMARSPREWESTEGGVDKLIAAGNLPLARLHVEELPRADEQRAFLALYGGQSFEAASASPFYALATWNPEALRGDPTFDMFADALDTGHYREVPRPDAPEESQIHDFISGWLALVYDDPLTARRLLSRRGPSDLVGLWQSAFLARAHYVLGEFQEASAVVERGLATGDRTGASLLEPVHLWTGAQVAAMTGRTELANHYLQRLTVPDDAFLIQKLSASMGKLITASMTSDTRAATLAGDRMASVVYTTNTQQPGFWAWEDMYAISLIRTGRIDAAAAVMDGIPDSTIPSLRARNLVPQANIEIQRGSTARGVKMLSEAVDLISSVNMPAYEARILFEYGLVLRRMGRRSQAAEMFTHAEEVFTAMGAVTLAARCHGERRVAGVGPRRSAQGLTPQEEQITALVVDGCSNQEVARELSLSAKTVEYHLTRVYKKLGVSSRGELRELLKV, encoded by the coding sequence CCGCGCAAGCATCGTGGTTGTGGATGATGTCCATTTGGCCGACAAGGACGACATCCAAAAAACACTCAATTTGGTGCACACCAAAGGGCTCACCGTACTCGCCACCGCACCGCACCGTATCCCCGGCGCCACCGACCTGCTAGCCTTGCCGCCGCTCACAGTCCCGGAAACCGCGCTGCTCGCGCGCCAAATCGTCGGCCACTGCACACCCACCACCGCCCACCGCCTCAACGACGCTGCGGGTGGGTTGCCACAACTGATCAGAGAGCTTCTCGACGCGACCCCCATCGATCACTGGTCCAACGATCGGCCTACTCTCACGCTGCCAGAGCACTGGGTGACAGACATCGACATTAAGAACCCTGTGCTTCGGGAAGTCGCCTCCCATCCCTTCTTCGATGGCTGCCCGATCGGAGATTTAGATGCCGATGCCTTTGTGGAGGATGGCACCCTCATTCACGAAAACGGGACTTTAAGATTCCGCAGCCCTGAGGAACGCACCTTGGTTCGGGCTTCTACTCCCCCATCGATGGCAAGAAGCCCGCGGGAGTGGGAATCGACGGAGGGAGGCGTCGATAAGCTAATTGCCGCAGGAAACCTGCCCCTGGCCCGACTGCATGTAGAGGAACTACCCCGTGCCGATGAGCAGCGCGCATTTTTGGCGCTGTACGGCGGGCAGTCGTTTGAGGCGGCCTCGGCGTCGCCGTTTTATGCGCTGGCCACCTGGAATCCGGAGGCGTTGCGGGGCGATCCGACCTTCGATATGTTCGCCGATGCGCTAGACACTGGGCATTACAGGGAAGTCCCGCGTCCGGATGCCCCTGAAGAAAGCCAGATCCACGATTTCATCAGTGGCTGGCTGGCGTTGGTTTACGATGATCCCCTCACCGCCCGCCGTCTGCTCTCCAGGAGGGGCCCCTCCGATTTGGTGGGACTGTGGCAGTCGGCGTTTTTGGCGCGAGCGCACTACGTGCTGGGAGAATTCCAAGAAGCCTCCGCCGTTGTCGAACGCGGCCTAGCCACCGGCGACCGCACCGGAGCCTCCCTACTCGAACCCGTGCACCTGTGGACCGGCGCCCAAGTCGCAGCCATGACTGGGCGCACCGAATTGGCCAACCACTATTTACAGCGCCTGACCGTGCCCGACGATGCGTTCCTCATCCAAAAACTCAGCGCATCCATGGGCAAATTGATCACCGCATCCATGACCTCAGACACCCGCGCAGCAACCTTGGCCGGCGACCGCATGGCGTCGGTCGTATACACCACCAATACCCAGCAGCCCGGATTTTGGGCCTGGGAAGACATGTATGCGATCTCATTGATCCGAACGGGACGCATCGACGCCGCAGCCGCCGTCATGGATGGCATCCCTGACTCCACCATCCCCTCGCTGCGTGCCCGAAATTTGGTGCCCCAAGCAAACATCGAAATCCAACGAGGCTCCACAGCACGAGGCGTAAAAATGCTCTCCGAAGCCGTCGACCTCATTTCCTCCGTCAACATGCCAGCATATGAAGCCCGCATCCTCTTCGAATACGGGCTGGTTCTACGACGCATGGGCAGGCGCAGCCAAGCAGCCGAAATGTTCACCCACGCCGAAGAAGTCTTCACCGCCATGGGTGCGGTCACTCTGGCTGCCCGCTGCCACGGCGAACGACGAGTCGCAGGCGTTGGGCCACGCAGATCAGCGCAGGGACTCACCCCTCAAGAGGAACAAATCACTGCGCTGGTTGTCGACGGCTGCTCCAACCAAGAAGTCGCCCGTGAGCTTTCCCTCTCCGCCAAAACGGTGGAATATCACCTCACGAGGGTGTACAAAAAGCTCGGGGTGAGCTCCCGTGGAGAGCTTCGAGAATTACTGAAGGTCTGA
- the pcaC gene encoding 4-carboxymuconolactone decarboxylase, whose product MDRYETGMKNRREVLGDAHVDRAVANTTEVTEKFQDFITRTAWGDIWERPGLDHTQRRLLTIAILTAVGNDGELDMHIRAALRAGVDQETIGEVILHTAVYAGVPNSNHGFKLLNNAVSDLQ is encoded by the coding sequence ATGGATCGCTATGAAACCGGAATGAAAAACCGCCGCGAGGTACTGGGAGATGCCCATGTGGATCGCGCCGTGGCGAACACCACCGAGGTGACTGAGAAGTTTCAGGATTTCATCACTCGCACAGCGTGGGGCGATATTTGGGAACGTCCAGGCCTTGATCACACTCAGCGTCGCCTGCTCACCATCGCGATTTTGACCGCGGTGGGCAATGACGGCGAGTTGGACATGCACATTCGTGCTGCTCTGCGCGCTGGCGTGGATCAGGAAACCATCGGCGAGGTCATCCTGCACACTGCGGTGTATGCGGGTGTGCCGAACTCCAACCATGGTTTCAAGCTGCTGAACAACGCTGTGTCAGACCTTCAGTAA
- the pcaB gene encoding 3-carboxy-cis,cis-muconate cycloisomerase produces MKPHFLDSKLTRSLYSDLAGSGEHLSSLSDETFLKNLLVVEAALAVAAAPEHAAMAKATIDSYQLDVEELSRRAAEGGNPLIPLVTDLKAINPAGIHIGATSQDIIDSALMLCMKEGVGEVVDKLKKLARDLAELTAEHKATPIMGRTLGQIATPTTFGALTGGWLVAVDNAARALEALEFPVSYGGASGNMTAVHPRGFEIQAKLAEELGLFDPQWVWHSDRTPITAIASALATAAGVVRKIAGDVVFYSQTEVGELREKSPGGSSAMPHKANPAAAIACDGYARRAPGLLATLFDALDCRLQRGTGSWHAEWATLRELAAVTHSAVSRAATSIDGITVNVDVMASRVNGPTGHAEDLAERALEIYGKGRS; encoded by the coding sequence ATGAAACCCCATTTTTTGGACTCTAAATTGACCCGATCTTTATACTCCGACCTTGCTGGTAGTGGAGAACACCTCAGCAGCCTTTCCGACGAGACTTTCCTAAAGAATCTTCTTGTCGTGGAGGCCGCTTTGGCGGTTGCAGCTGCCCCCGAGCACGCAGCAATGGCGAAGGCCACCATTGATTCTTATCAGTTGGATGTGGAGGAGCTTTCCCGTCGCGCAGCCGAGGGCGGTAATCCGCTCATTCCGCTGGTCACTGACCTCAAGGCCATCAATCCGGCAGGCATCCACATTGGCGCAACGAGCCAGGACATCATTGATTCTGCGTTAATGCTGTGCATGAAGGAAGGGGTGGGGGAGGTCGTCGACAAGCTTAAAAAGCTTGCGCGAGATTTGGCCGAGCTCACCGCGGAGCATAAAGCAACCCCGATCATGGGGCGCACGTTGGGGCAGATCGCGACGCCGACGACGTTCGGCGCGCTGACCGGCGGCTGGCTGGTTGCGGTGGACAATGCGGCACGCGCCCTGGAGGCGCTGGAGTTTCCGGTGTCGTATGGCGGTGCCAGCGGAAATATGACGGCGGTGCACCCGCGTGGCTTCGAGATTCAGGCGAAGCTGGCCGAGGAGTTGGGCCTTTTTGATCCGCAGTGGGTGTGGCATTCCGATCGCACGCCGATCACTGCGATCGCGTCGGCGCTGGCAACGGCCGCTGGTGTGGTACGCAAAATTGCTGGTGACGTGGTGTTTTACTCACAAACCGAGGTCGGCGAGTTGCGGGAGAAATCCCCCGGCGGCAGCTCCGCGATGCCCCACAAAGCCAATCCGGCCGCTGCGATTGCGTGCGACGGTTACGCGCGCCGGGCACCTGGCCTTCTTGCAACGCTTTTCGACGCCCTCGACTGCCGTTTGCAGCGCGGCACCGGCAGCTGGCACGCGGAGTGGGCAACGCTGCGCGAGTTGGCTGCTGTCACTCACTCAGCAGTGAGCAGGGCTGCAACCAGCATCGATGGCATCACCGTCAACGTTGATGTGATGGCAAGTCGCGTCAATGGACCAACCGGGCACGCCGAAGATTTGGCGGAGCGGGCACTAGAAATTTATGGAAAAGGACGCAGTTAA
- the pcaG gene encoding protocatechuate 3,4-dioxygenase subunit alpha: MIDTGKNGEFRYEQSNIIDQNEAEFGITPSQTVGPYVHIGLTLEGAEHLVEPGSEGAVSFTVSATDGNGDPIADAMFELWQADPEGIHNSDLDPNRTAPATADGFRGLGRAMANAQGEATFTTLVPGAFADEAPHFKVGVFARGMLERLYTRAYLPDADLSTDPVLAVVPADRRDLLVAQKTDDGFRFDITVQAEDNETPFFGL; this comes from the coding sequence ATGATTGATACAGGGAAGAACGGCGAGTTCCGCTACGAGCAGTCGAATATCATCGATCAGAACGAAGCCGAGTTCGGCATCACTCCTTCACAGACCGTGGGCCCTTACGTCCACATCGGTTTGACCCTTGAAGGTGCGGAGCATCTCGTGGAGCCAGGTTCGGAAGGCGCGGTGTCCTTTACTGTTTCCGCAACTGATGGCAACGGCGACCCCATCGCGGATGCCATGTTTGAACTGTGGCAGGCCGATCCAGAGGGCATCCACAACTCTGATTTGGATCCAAACCGCACAGCACCAGCAACCGCAGATGGCTTCCGCGGGCTTGGTCGCGCGATGGCAAACGCGCAGGGTGAGGCAACGTTCACCACTTTGGTTCCGGGAGCATTCGCAGATGAGGCACCACACTTCAAGGTTGGTGTGTTCGCCCGTGGCATGCTGGAGCGTCTGTACACTCGCGCATACCTGCCAGACGCCGATTTGAGCACCGACCCAGTTTTGGCTGTGGTCCCAGCTGATCGACGTGACCTCCTGGTGGCTCAAAAGACCGATGATGGATTCCGCTTCGACATCACTGTCCAGGCTGAAGACAATGAAACCCCATTTTTTGGACTCTAA
- the pcaH gene encoding protocatechuate 3,4-dioxygenase subunit beta produces MDIPHFAPTGGEYSPLHFPEYRTTIKRNPSNDLIMVPSRLGESTGPVFGDRDLGDIDNDMTKVNGGEAIGQRIFVHGRVLGFDGKPVPHTLVEAWQANAAGRYRHKNDSWPAPLDPHFNGVARTLTDKDGQYHFWTVMPGNYPWGNHHNAWRPAHIHFSLYGRQFTERLVTQMYFPNDPLFFQDPIYNAVPKGARERMIATFDYDETRENFALGYKFDIVLRGRNATPFE; encoded by the coding sequence ATGGACATCCCACACTTCGCCCCGACGGGAGGCGAATACTCCCCACTGCACTTCCCGGAGTACCGGACCACCATCAAGCGCAACCCAAGCAACGATCTCATCATGGTTCCTAGTCGCCTCGGCGAGTCCACGGGACCTGTCTTCGGCGACCGCGACTTGGGAGACATCGACAACGACATGACCAAGGTGAACGGTGGCGAGGCTATCGGCCAGCGCATCTTCGTTCACGGCCGTGTCCTCGGTTTCGATGGCAAGCCAGTTCCGCACACCTTGGTCGAGGCGTGGCAGGCAAACGCCGCAGGCCGTTACCGCCACAAGAATGACTCCTGGCCAGCGCCACTGGATCCACACTTCAACGGTGTTGCACGTACTCTCACCGACAAGGACGGCCAGTACCACTTCTGGACCGTTATGCCAGGTAATTACCCTTGGGGTAACCACCACAACGCATGGCGCCCGGCGCACATTCACTTCTCGCTCTATGGTCGTCAGTTTACGGAGCGTCTGGTCACCCAGATGTACTTCCCGAACGATCCATTGTTCTTCCAGGATCCGATCTACAACGCGGTGCCAAAGGGTGCACGTGAGCGCATGATCGCAACGTTCGACTATGACGAGACCCGTGAAAACTTCGCGCTTGGTTACAAGTTCGACATCGTCCTTCGTGGCCGCAACGCCACCCCATTTGAGTAA
- a CDS encoding HNH endonuclease signature motif containing protein: MEMSYFSHQDPNNPESHINFTMAQMEIQRWTLLISNPEADASTLVMELKTVTGESKHFINQAINAMWALMKLPILRVVVETHFHVRIPYLARIMQAVKQAKPELWDELDHRIAEKLTPRIAGQALMEASALAGLITRWIKELDPTFTGKKRGPKGSDGTLTFRHVDGRTYISGNIDGVTGKLFQKALEKVKQKGEDLARALVTFLAGRTKVKIVSAVYTPLVGGVSWIPGVGFLSQEESRKLGKTASKVIDLDTIATRVENGYTPSPELRLYVMGRDGTCRHPGCTVSADNCQIDHVIPFGEGGLTVAWNLQCLCAHHHNMKTDGRIQAAIDSMGRVAWIGPCNRTVVTEPVGPLAQEMPTGQWGQTLEARMEKTFEKLRSSLEVLDD, translated from the coding sequence ATGGAAATGTCATACTTCAGCCATCAGGACCCAAATAATCCAGAGAGTCACATCAACTTCACCATGGCGCAAATGGAGATCCAGCGCTGGACTTTGCTGATCTCAAACCCAGAGGCGGACGCTAGCACTCTTGTCATGGAGTTGAAAACCGTCACGGGGGAATCCAAGCATTTTATCAACCAGGCTATTAACGCCATGTGGGCTTTAATGAAGCTGCCCATTTTAAGAGTGGTGGTAGAAACTCACTTCCACGTTCGGATTCCGTACCTGGCCCGCATTATGCAGGCAGTCAAGCAGGCTAAACCGGAGTTGTGGGATGAGTTGGACCATCGCATTGCCGAAAAGCTGACACCGCGCATTGCTGGCCAGGCACTGATGGAAGCCTCCGCACTTGCAGGGCTGATTACTCGCTGGATCAAGGAACTGGATCCAACCTTCACAGGAAAGAAGCGTGGGCCAAAGGGGAGTGATGGCACCTTGACTTTCCGCCACGTGGACGGGCGTACGTACATCAGTGGAAATATTGACGGTGTCACCGGCAAGCTGTTCCAAAAAGCTCTGGAAAAAGTGAAACAGAAGGGCGAGGACCTCGCGCGGGCCCTGGTCACCTTCCTGGCGGGGCGGACCAAAGTGAAAATCGTCAGCGCGGTATACACGCCCCTGGTGGGTGGCGTGTCCTGGATTCCGGGGGTGGGATTCCTGAGTCAAGAGGAGTCCCGGAAGCTGGGTAAGACTGCCTCGAAGGTCATTGACCTGGATACGATCGCCACTCGTGTGGAAAATGGCTACACCCCAAGTCCCGAGCTACGCCTTTATGTGATGGGGCGGGACGGCACCTGTAGGCATCCGGGCTGCACGGTGTCTGCCGACAACTGCCAGATCGATCACGTGATCCCGTTCGGTGAGGGTGGGTTGACTGTGGCCTGGAACTTGCAGTGCCTCTGCGCGCATCATCACAATATGAAGACTGATGGGCGCATCCAGGCGGCGATTGATTCCATGGGTCGGGTCGCCTGGATTGGGCCGTGCAATCGCACAGTGGTAACCGAACCTGTCGGACCGTTGGCGCAAGAGATGCCCACGGGGCAGTGGGGGCAGACTCTGGAAGCACGGATGGAGAAGACTTTTGAAAAGCTCCGCAGTTCACTCGAGGTATTGGATGACTAA
- the catC gene encoding muconolactone Delta-isomerase, with protein MLFLARMDVVFPDSMDADVMADFQAKEKAYSGDLQSRGIMKAIWRVVGEYANYSIFDVDDHDELHAILSGFPMFKYMNVKITPLAKHPNALEYYLKG; from the coding sequence ATGCTGTTTCTAGCACGCATGGACGTCGTCTTCCCTGATTCCATGGACGCCGATGTGATGGCAGATTTCCAGGCTAAGGAAAAGGCCTACTCCGGAGACCTGCAATCCCGTGGAATCATGAAAGCAATCTGGCGAGTCGTCGGCGAGTATGCAAACTACTCCATTTTCGATGTCGATGACCACGACGAGCTGCATGCAATTCTTAGTGGCTTTCCGATGTTCAAATACATGAATGTCAAGATCACTCCACTGGCAAAACACCCCAATGCTCTGGAGTATTACCTCAAGGGATAG
- a CDS encoding muconate/chloromuconate family cycloisomerase yields the protein MSDLTIQKVESRILDVPLIRPHGFATTTSTEQHILLVSVHLENGVIGYGEGVVPGGPWWGGESVETMKALVDGYLAPVLIGRAVSELAGIMADLERVVARARYAKAAVDVAMHDAWARSLNVPVRDLLGGTVRDKVDVTWALGVLPLDVAVAEIEERIEEFGNRSFKLKMGAGDPAEDTRRVAELAREVGDRVSLRIDINARWDRRTALHYLPILAEAGVELFEQPTPADDLETLREITRRTNVSVMADESVWTPAEALAVVKAQAADVIALKTTKHGGLLESKKIAAIAEAGGLACHGATSLEGPIGTAASLQFAASTKAISYGTELFGPQLLKDTYIVQEFEYKDGQVAIPQGPGLGVDVDMDKVNFYTRK from the coding sequence TTGTCTGATTTAACCATCCAAAAAGTCGAATCCCGTATCCTCGACGTTCCCCTCATTCGCCCACACGGCTTCGCAACTACCACCTCCACTGAGCAGCACATTCTGCTGGTCAGCGTGCACTTAGAAAACGGTGTCATCGGCTACGGTGAGGGCGTTGTGCCCGGCGGTCCATGGTGGGGCGGCGAGTCGGTTGAGACCATGAAGGCGCTTGTCGACGGCTACCTCGCCCCAGTGCTCATCGGCCGTGCTGTCTCCGAGCTTGCAGGAATTATGGCAGACCTTGAGCGTGTTGTTGCACGTGCGCGTTATGCCAAGGCGGCTGTTGACGTCGCAATGCATGATGCCTGGGCACGCAGCCTCAATGTGCCCGTCCGCGACCTGCTTGGTGGCACCGTGCGCGACAAGGTGGATGTCACCTGGGCGCTGGGCGTTTTGCCGCTTGATGTTGCGGTGGCGGAAATTGAAGAGCGCATCGAGGAGTTTGGTAACCGTTCCTTCAAGTTGAAGATGGGTGCTGGCGATCCTGCGGAAGATACTCGCCGTGTAGCAGAATTGGCGCGCGAAGTTGGCGACCGCGTTTCTCTGCGCATTGATATTAACGCACGTTGGGATCGCCGCACCGCTCTGCATTACTTGCCGATTCTCGCGGAGGCTGGCGTCGAGCTGTTCGAGCAGCCCACCCCGGCCGACGACCTGGAAACCCTGCGCGAAATCACCCGCCGCACCAACGTTTCGGTCATGGCAGATGAATCCGTGTGGACCCCAGCTGAAGCTCTCGCGGTGGTGAAAGCCCAGGCTGCGGATGTTATCGCACTGAAAACCACTAAGCACGGTGGTCTGCTGGAATCCAAGAAGATCGCCGCTATCGCCGAAGCCGGCGGGCTGGCCTGCCATGGTGCAACCAGTCTGGAAGGTCCAATCGGCACCGCAGCATCCCTGCAGTTTGCGGCATCCACCAAGGCGATCTCCTACGGTACAGAACTGTTCGGACCGCAGTTGCTCAAAGATACCTATATTGTCCAAGAATTTGAGTACAAGGACGGCCAGGTTGCTATTCCACAAGGCCCAGGTTTGGGCGTCGATGTGGACATGGACAAAGTCAACTTCTACACCCGTAAATAA
- the catA gene encoding catechol 1,2-dioxygenase, producing MTSAEQIVDPTAHDSGNKATDKFKANRVSSDTSKERANAIYVDLLAAIAQVAHKHEVTYEEYAVLKQWMIDVGEYGEWPLWLDVFVEHEIEEINYNRHDYTGTKGSIEGPYYVENSPKLPWDAEMPMRDKDRACTPLIFEGQVTDLDGNGLDGAEVELWHADEDGYYSQFAPGIPEWNLRGTIVTDEEGRYKIKTLQPAPYQIPHDGPTGWFIESYGGHPWRPAHLHLRVSHPGYRTITTQLYFEGGEWVENDVATAVKPELVLHPETGEDGNHVHYPFVLDKED from the coding sequence ATGACTTCAGCTGAACAGATCGTTGATCCAACAGCCCACGATTCGGGCAACAAGGCAACTGACAAGTTCAAGGCAAACCGCGTTTCCTCCGATACCTCCAAGGAACGCGCAAACGCGATCTACGTAGATCTGCTCGCGGCGATCGCCCAGGTTGCTCACAAGCACGAAGTCACCTACGAAGAGTACGCAGTGCTCAAGCAGTGGATGATCGACGTTGGAGAATACGGCGAGTGGCCACTGTGGTTGGACGTTTTCGTTGAGCATGAGATCGAAGAGATCAACTACAACCGCCACGACTACACCGGAACCAAGGGTTCCATCGAAGGCCCTTATTACGTAGAGAACTCTCCGAAGCTCCCTTGGGATGCTGAAATGCCAATGCGTGACAAGGACCGCGCATGCACCCCACTGATCTTCGAGGGGCAGGTTACTGACCTCGACGGCAACGGTCTTGATGGAGCAGAAGTTGAGCTCTGGCACGCAGATGAGGACGGATACTACTCCCAGTTCGCGCCTGGAATCCCAGAGTGGAACCTGCGTGGCACCATCGTTACCGATGAGGAAGGCCGCTACAAGATCAAGACCCTGCAGCCTGCGCCTTACCAGATCCCTCATGATGGCCCAACCGGTTGGTTCATTGAGTCTTACGGTGGGCACCCATGGCGCCCAGCCCACCTCCACTTGCGCGTTTCCCACCCGGGCTACCGCACCATCACCACCCAGCTTTACTTCGAGGGTGGCGAGTGGGTCGAAAACGACGTTGCAACCGCTGTGAAGCCAGAACTGGTCCTGCACCCTGAGACTGGCGAGGATGGTAACCACGTTCACTACCCATTCGTCCTGGATAAGGAAGACTAG